The segment GTTAGCTTTTGAAAAATCTCTTTTTGCAAAGACTATGAAATCAAATGCTCGTACGGAAGGTTTGCATAAATTTGttaagctatttgaaaagcaaagtTTGAGGAATTATGCACCTTTATTGCTTGTTGATTATCATTCTTGTTTAATGGCATGCATTTACGATGATTGGGTAGTTGTGACTCCCTTCAAAAATAGTTTCTTGGGTGCCTTTTCTTATGGGGGCAAATCACAATGCTTgtttatcatgaaaaaaaaaacttttttgtatTGTGTGAGAAATGCAAATACAGATATGCATACAGGCACTGATCTGTGTTCAATAATATATGGGCGTCTTTAGTTATATGAGCTTACTATGACAGTTCTTACTCTTGAGAGACAAGATCTTGCACAATGTGCTACAGCTCAAAATCCTCTTTAGTTGAATTGAAAAGTAGTTGCCGCTCTACATGGCCCCAACTGCATGAGCAAACCCATATTTTTCTCACACCATAAAatcattatatatgttttccaaAAGTTATTTTGAAGAATCATTTGGAGATGAAGGTTGCTGGTTAGTTGGCTGAATTTTCTGCATGTGGAAAATATTGGTCTCGGCTTTGTTGTGAGGGCTGCTTTGAATGAGATTAAATTTCTGCTTTGTCTTTGTTCTCATTTTGCAATCCAtcctttttatctttaatagtCTGCTCTTACTAGTTAGTTGATAATCCTTAGTGACAGTTCATACTCTTACAACTTACTTTGAAGTTTGTTTATTGGGGTTCttgacatttaaaaaatttccaGATTATGTATTAGGACTGATAGGGTTCTTTATGTCTGCATTGTCATCTAATCTTCTCAGGCTTGGCTTCTGGCATGTTGTTTTGGAAAATGTGTACCAGTGAAACTTAAAATAGAAAAGTTAATTATGAGCCTTTAATTCTGTTCAATTGAGCGTGGAAGTTATGAGATACAGTGTTACATGTATTCCTGATGTGTTGTTGTATGCAGCGGAGATTACAATGTTTGACAGCAACATTGTCATCTACAAATTTGTTCAGGATCTCCATTTCTATGTGACTGGGGGTGAGGATGAGAATGAACTCATCTTAGCTGCTGTTCTTCAGGGTTTCTTTGATTCAGTCTCTCTCCTATTGAGGTATTCTGTTTCTTGATTTGATCAATGATTGTGTGATTTTGTTCTTGTGCAATTTACATTTCTCTGTCCTCAATTTAGGAGCAATGTTGACAAAAGGGAGGCACTTGAGAACTTAGATCTCATTTTCCTATGCCTTGATGAGATTGTTGAAAGAGGGTATGCAACTAATACTTTTTGTCAACCgcttttttatgtttactttGATCTTGGTACTGGGTATGTTTATcatgcaatttttgttttgtttgggaaTTGGATTGACTTGCTATGCAATATGGGAAAATGTACTCAACCAAGAATGTTAATTGAAATGCAGTTTTCTACTTGTAGCCTTGATGGATAAACTTGCTGCAAATTGAAATCTTCATATGCTACAGAACTCTAGATGCATCAATTGCAAGTTATAGTCCTGTATTCATGCTGTCTTTTAATGTATCTGTATTGTTATTGGTAATTTGCATGGTGTAGGTGAGTTAATAGTTTTTGTCTATTTGTTTTGGTGTTCCTGCTTACATCAACTGTAGGGAAATGGTTCTGTTACCTTTTCTCAACCTTTGCGGGACAGTAGGTATTCATATAAATGAAGATTATTacagaatgataaaataattgagGAACTGAAAACATTCTTATTCAAACAAATccaatcaattttaaaagaccATTCTGAGAGACTTTTGGTTAAATCAAACAATCATGAACTGATTATGAATTCCCAACCTCTTTGTCTCATAAGCCCAGGATTTTTATATTGTACTGAAAAAAGTGTTGCATGTTCAAGCCCTAATATTGGATGGTGGGGGTCACTAAATTTCCCTTCCTAGGACCCTCTTGATCATATAAAATGTGTTTAGGAGAGGAGAAAGTGAAGGGAATGAAAATTTGAGgtgattgaaattttttgattatttggaAAGGGAAGAGAAAGTGGAAGAGAATGGGAAATGGGAGGAAAATTTCCCATTTTGGCTTCCATGTTTTTGTTCTCCTCACAAGTGGGGAGAAAAATGGAGAGAATCTCAGCAATCTGGATCCTCGAATTTTACAAATTTACCTAATACCTACTAATCCTTTACATTAGTGTGTTAAAAGATATAAGGGCATGCACTTCTATTTTTAGAATCTCTTGCTTCCCTCCATCTTGTATTGTTTAGGATCATTTTCTCATTTTCAACCCATCCAAAGGAGGAAAATTATAatcgtttatttatttttttcattctctttcaTCTTCAttaccctccttttctttcccatcATTTTCTCCTTTCCCAAACATGTTATCTTttccttgaaaagtatttttgtcTGGTAGATCGCCCTTGCAAAGTATGAAATAGGAAGTAGCCTTTTATCTACAGAAAAAGAATTGACCAGTAGCTTCACTTCAGCCTCTTTTGTTGGTCCTTATGGATGTGTACTTTGAGTGGCAGGAAGCCAAAGTAGTACAATTTTTTAAGAGAAGCATATTCTTATGCACACCAtaggaagaaaatttaaattaaaagtaaaatggaAAATAAACCAAATGAATGGAAACTTAAATGACTGTCAAAATGGTGGCATTTAAGAATCACTATTTTTGTTGTGATCAAGTTCTATTATCTTTTTTCATATGTGATACTTGGATGATGAGTTCTTGGCATCCTATTGATTGGTAAAGTCTGTCCTCCCAGTTGaacatcgtttttttttttaaaaaaaaaataatttcattcatTGTCATTTCACTGGtgaagataatttaattttgtttgactTGTATCAACCCATTATTGTGAAAAATAAGTTTCTGATCCTGCTTCTCAATATGaatcattcaaaaataaaagcgGTGCATTCTTTATGAATGAGTTACTATGTTGACACATTAAACCATATGCTGCCAATTACAGCAACAAAAATTGAATGAGTGGAAGTCCCTTCCATGCTTCCCTCTCTATGAAGTATATCTTTTCCTGCGATCTGCTTATATTTGCTTGTGATGCTATCTGGTTAATATGACAGTCAAGGTCTCTTATTTGTGCATTCATTCTTGCTTGGCAGCATGATCCTAGAAACAGATGCCAATGTTATTGCTGGAAAGGTGGCTGTAAATAGCATGGATCCTACTGCACCTCTATCAGAGCAGGTTTGATTCTCTCCCTGCCTGTAACTTTCTTCATAGTATTTGAgtatttaaatgttattatgGAATCAGAAGTACTGAAAATtgctaataaaattatcaatcttTAAAAACTGCATGAGATAATGCTTGCTCCAAAATTctctaaaaacttaatttattcgTAGAAATCatactcccccccccccccaacagtTTCTTAACATGACCACTACATTCCCTTTCTAAATGTTGCAGACTATAGGTCAAGCATTGGCTACAGCTCGTGAACACTTGACGAGAACCCTTTTTCAGTAGTTTTCACGCGCCCTCAGAGAAGGTGGCTTGGTTTTATTCttctggttattttttttcaatctattgGCATTTAAGCTGTTCTTTCCATGTATTTTTGCCTGAGTTTATTAAACATCGAGGATCATTCTATTTAGGCTTGTAATCAAGCAACTTCTATCCAGCCAATAATGTCCCTTCTTCTTTCATTGTGATCCTTAGTGTTTCTGTATGTTTCTTGGCCATCTCATGACTGTGACGTAATTAATACGGTTGCTGCTTAGTGATAACCTTGTAGCTATTCTCAACTTCTTAAATTTGGGTCCCTCAGGCATGATGTAAAACATGCAGTGTCTTGTACTTCATTTGAAGAAACTACACAGAAGCGCGCTGCGAACAAATGCGTGAAATTGGCATGTTTGTAACTGGATTGTATTATTATATCCTtgattaaaacaaagaaaaaaaaggtgtcaCTAAAACCATTATACCCTAAAGTTTTAATGTTGTTTGCATTGTACTGTGCACTGCATTAACAAACGAAAAGAAACCTTAATCTTAAAGAGGGAGTTGGAAAGTCCTTTTTTCTTAGAACCACCATTTGTAGGTGCCTGGCTAAGAATAATGCCAGGTGACCTTATACTTTGGTCGTTTATTTTGTGAAATGGGGTCTGTTTGTTGTTCGCCGGTTGTCCAGCAGGTGGGTCTATGGGTGTGCCCAGCCTGAAGGCGCTTTGATAATGTGGGTTCAGTTCCCCTCCTTTTGTCTCCTTTACCTGCGCATGGTGGCTTCGCCGGGGAATGGAGGTTGTCCAGGTGGTAGGATGTCATGAACCCTGGTTAGCAGTACCAGAAGCAGCAGCTATTCTGCATATGCTGGAATAAATGTGCAAATGATTCATTACCTAGATGGTTTTAATAGTTAAAGAATTAGTTGAGTAACAGTTAGTTAGTACTTAAACAACAGTTAGTAACCAGGGAAGAACAATATGGTATAAATATAGCTTGTTTAAGTATCTTCGAACGAGGGAAAATTTGAAGAGCATTTTGCAGCAGAGCTCTCTCCCTATCTCTTCTATCTCCCTTTTCCCTATTCTTCCCTCCCCAAGtttatcttcttctctctcaaaatcCTTCTTCTTCCTATCTTATTAAGGCGAGACCTTAACCATTGGTACCAGAACTACAAAAGATCCACTACAATCTGATTGATTGCAACAATTATCAAGTAATTATGGTGGAGAGTAACAAGTTAAGACTGGTGGAGAAATAGGGCAAAATGTTGGAAGAGAAAATGCAACAGATGCACGAGGAGTTCTTGCAGTGGAAAGTAATAAATCAGAGacaatgaaaagaataaaacaagaaGAATGATCGATTCAGTTCTAGTTTTGATTCATAATGGCTACATTGTAGGCGATAGTGAATAACAATCAAGAAGATGtaaaagaaggaagaaatggTTTACTAATAATAGATGAAAGGAATGGCCCAACAAATGATGGAACCCTCCCACATCCAAAAATCAACATAATAATGGAAGAAAGTTgcaaaatgggttttttttttttttttgtaagatccaaaaaatcaacatatatatagcaTCCAATATTCCTTGTAAGatccaaaacataataaatagggttttttttagcaaaattttttaaaaaatagtaaactcacacacttaaaaaaataattaggggtCTAGCACACTTTCATGCGTTGTAGATGGCATCTACGACTTCTATTTCGCAGATAGCATGTGCAACATACGAGTCAAAGATGTCATATATgaattcatttgaattttaaccTTAGAGATcctttcttcctctttctctccttttttcttcctttataTCTCTCTCTCCTTATAGCTACCACCCCTTCTCTCTCACCACTGCTTGGATTTCTCTCTCTTCATCGCTAAAAACACCCACAACAATACTACATCActaatctctctctctgtacCCGCGGTGGCTCCTCATTTTTTCAACCACCATCGGTTACCCTCATCACCCATATTCCATATTTAGAGGTATTTTGAACATTTTCCctcaattaatttgatgtaatttatgtttaattagtgttaatttaattttattgaatattagggttttgaattagaaattaagttaattagatgtaatttaagttgttaattagatataattagATGTGGTATATGCGGTCAAAGAggtcataacaaaaaaaatacttgtgaAATTTGAcaacacattattttttatatttgtttcaaattatgtGAACttcagttattgttttttaatctaacTATATGGATGTTCAATTATTTTGCAAATGCTAATGCTCTTTTTATACAGGATTTCAAGAGAGACATGGTTCGAACTAGAGGAGTTTTGACTTTTAGAAATGACAACAAGGAGGGCCACTTTGTTGCTAATGCAGGTTTTGATAATAGGTCGGTTTTATACATGCAAGATCAAAATCGTTATGATGATATTTAGAGAGGAGAGTTTaggtaaatattttaattaagagttgtaaattattacaattttaatgatttttattgtttgaatacCTAAGTTGCTTCATTTTAAGGGCGGTGATCCGGTAACACCTAAATAACATGCTTTGATGTAGTTGCATGAGTGTGTCCGATCGTACGTTATCAATGTTGATTTTTATGAGACCAGTTTACTACGTCTCATACATCTTGGCCACACATTAATTGCAGTATTAGTTGATCAATGGGGGCACTAGACGCACACCTTTTATTTACGTGTTGGTCAGATGACACCCAAACTTCAAAATGTGGCCTTATTGACCAGTCTTTTGATGGATGGAACCCCTGTGATAGGCTATGGAGGGTCTATTAATAGAGATACTTTATGTCATCGTCTATTAGGACAAGTGCCTTCATTTAGTGCTTACAAGGCATAATTGTATCAAGTTGGCATGGTTGGACATTAATTTTAAGACTCTTCTAACATATGTAATAACAAACCAATTGATTATGTATGTTTGGGCATACATATGAAATAACAAACCAATTTTATGGCTTGTCTTGTTAGATGGTGTGGGGCTAGACATTTCACAGTAAATACCACTTATGTCCATGATTTTTATTCGGATGAGTTGGATACACAACTGCCACATCAAGTATGTATtacaaatatgttttaaaaatttgttatttaaacTTTAGTTATTTAGTTTCAATTTATTATCTGaaataagtattttatatgtttttataggtTATATGGATGTTATATACAAAGGACTTGACACTTTTAGCTTCACTTATATGTCGTGAGGGATCTGGCATTTTGTTAACATATGTCTCATTACACTGCTTTAACATTGTTAAGATGCATTGTTTAGATCGGGTAATACGATAGTTTGAACTATCTCAGCATATACTAAATTATGTTGATACCAGAGATTAGTTCTACAATATTGATCGTCATGGTAAGCACATGGAGAATTGGTTGGTAATTTGTACATCTTACCTAGATCTCTGGGATGCTAGGAGATATCATGTTTTTTGAGGATTGACATTTGACGATGATATAAATATGTACATGAGATGGTATATGTGTATTACACAACATTTCATTACACCTACATAGTCACGTTTCCTAAGACATCCACATAATTTGATGCATTATGCCCCTCGATATCTAAGATATAATCGATTGGTATGCAATATTGTTTtacattcaatatttattaaatatcagattaattttaatgtatgtATATAGATTAATTACTTGGTACGGGAAACTCAGAAAGCAACAACGACTATTTGTGAGTTCAAGTTCTCCCAATTCAAACTTGTATCCAAAAGGGAAGCCAGGAGGTGTCGATGAGATGAGATGTATTGTGGCCAACACTATACTTAATTTATATTGTGGTGAACTTCAATAAGCTGGGGAGGTTAAGCGTCTTGAAGTTGCATTAACGCCAAATGAGATGTGTATCATGGAAGTGTTAGGGATGTTGGTCCATCCACAAGTGTTACAGGCCCGTCCACGAGCGATTCAAGTCCATTCATGAGTTGAGATGATATTCATTCTCCTCACATCTATATAGATATTATAGATTCGTTCTTGAGTTGGATGAGTTAGGATGATGTTTTAAACCCATACACAAGTGCTCCAAGTCCGTCCTCGAGTGCTCCAAGCACTTCTACGAGCTGGAGCGATTATTAGATATAGTTACATGTTATTATTtgttatgaaaattataaatagatgtatagttagtttaattttaataaaatattatgttacgTTAAAGGAGTCGCAAATCGTATCTACAACATATGAGTTGCAATTGACATCTGTGATATGCATGTTGTAGATCCCAATTACAAGTCTCTCAACTATGCTagattcttaaataatttttcacttatgtcattttattaaaaaaaaaactttttttaaccaTGTTAAGTTACAAAACACtctaataaatatctttttgagAGCTAATTTGCTTGcttgaaaagacaaagaaaattttcatcCTTTTTAAGTTTAGTAACCATGTGAGTTATCTTACctgctaaaaaaaacaaggaaacatACACACTCAATAACAAACCCTAAAAGATAGTTTTGATAGTGAGATTTgctttcttcattaattttctaatCTCAAATCTTGAAATCGGTATTCAAGAAAAGTTCTTAATCTATATTGATACCCAACTTtataatacataattttttatgaaattctttttttttaattggttgaaATTTTGGCCCAAAACTCCAACCCATAAGCATTGTTGACCCGACCTGTCCAATCTTGTCTGCTACgttcttttatgtatttttcaagttttcaagAGCAGCACACATAAATTTttcaagcataatttttttgttcacacaactttttttatatgcaaCATGTATCATTTTCTATGCTAATAGCGCACATTACACAACAACTATAACATGACACATCGACCAACAAGCAATTATAACTAGCCAATGGTGTTTTTCTATACAAAAAACATAGATGACACTTCCAAAGCACCTAATTTCTCTTCTAATAATATGATATCCTTCTTCATTAAGAAATATAAGGCATATGTGTATAAATAAATTCAGCCACTAGGTTTATAAGCCAAATTGATTCTAGCCATACAAGGCATTCATGGTTATAAAAAGCTACCCTCAACACATTGGAATCTAGACCAAACTAGGCTAGGTTATATGATTCCTAGGACAACACACGCAAATACacgttttctaatctttatttttttttctcttccaatacatattttttctttttcatacttTTATTTACTTAAGCATCAAAGAATTTCATGTTCCTAaaaggatttaatttttttaaatgaatcgTACATCCATTAGTAAAGTCTATCAACTAGTAATCAACTCAGTCACACCATCAATCAACCTAATCATATAAAGTCCAATTTTTGTATGAAGTTTTTCACGACTTCATCAAAACTTAATTCAAGGATGCTTCCAGACTTTGAGCATATAAAACACAATAAACAATAGCATAGTTATTAACTTGACATAACCTGGTTTAAACTTAGCGAGTTGATATGGTAAACCAACGATCTAGAACATAACTCAAATTGAGTttcaatttgaataaaaaaaagacattgacCCAACGTAATCTAGTTGACCTAACTGGTTGATTTATGACCCGATTAACTTAACCAAACCTAATCTAAAGCTAGccaaataaacaacaaataacttcttttaaaataaaaataacttgataaCAAATGATTGACTGGGGTTGACTGAAAGATCCAATGATCGGGCCGAGATCAACAACTATATACCAAGAAGAtgttctatattaaaaaaaaagatttggtgAGAAAAATGGAAATATTTGAAAAAGGTAGATTATTTCACATTTCTTTAACAGAATATTACATCCTCCTCACaccacttatatatatatttagaaggCTACCACTGCATTTGTATTAAGAATAAAACTTATGAGCTTTTTGAAGATAATTATAATCATATGTGAGGAGATACATATAATACCAATTATAGGCCACTACATTTGTATTAAGAATGAAATTTATGAGCTTTTTGAAGATAATTATAATCATATACctacatataatattaattacagGTTATGATAGATAGTTAAGATTTAAACTTATAATCTAACTGAGTGTTATATGacaagttattttttgttaactataaatggtttatattatatatagttAAGGGTAAAATATGGCCAATAGTGTTAAGAATATCATGAAAAAAGGATTGAGACAATATGTAACACCCCAtctctttataatttaaattcttcttttaaGATAATCATATACATGATAAATGAGAtcatttccttttatatatatacaaataaaatcTCCCCTATACAAAGGATGTCCCAATTGTCATATCAAACATACGTTTTACTCTACGCAAAAACATAAGGCATGCTAAaagttttctatttaaattacggatttatatattttaataaaattttggtaAAATCTCTCCTATATAGAGCTCTATCTAAAATCTTGTCTCGCAATTTATAcctatataaaaacataattgcaATCAATTTGTATTTAGTCACCCAACCAATGCATGTAGGTAGCCTTAGACTTGCCACCAACATAACAA is part of the Populus nigra chromosome 8, ddPopNigr1.1, whole genome shotgun sequence genome and harbors:
- the LOC133700340 gene encoding coatomer subunit zeta-1-like; this translates as MDSFPVVKNILLLDSEGKRVAVKYYSDDWPTNSAKLAFEKSLFAKTMKSNARTEAEITMFDSNIVIYKFVQDLHFYVTGGEDENELILAAVLQGFFDSVSLLLRSNVDKREALENLDLIFLCLDEIVERGMILETDANVIAGKVAVNSMDPTAPLSEQTIGQALATAREHLTRTLFQ